The following coding sequences are from one Arvicanthis niloticus isolate mArvNil1 chromosome 14, mArvNil1.pat.X, whole genome shotgun sequence window:
- the Katnal2 gene encoding katanin p60 ATPase-containing subunit A-like 2 isoform X5, whose translation MQYEMRTEARRKNLLILILHYLTQEGYMDAANALEEETKLGLRRFEVCDNVDLETILMEYESYYFVKFQKYPKVVKKASDPVENNLPSRSGGKNKRLTNDNCQNLPKIYHQKSRPRTTAVKTGDTKSVKEHPKQETVTNAQAESTDFGLNISKIHKDNPEEKAHPRRGQIIDFRGLLTDAIKGATSEFALNTFECNPDPSERLLKPLSAFIGMNSEMRELAAVVSRDIYLHNPNIKWNDIIGLDAAKQLVKEAVVYPIRYPQLFTGILSPWKGLLLYGPPGTGKTLLAKAVATECKTTFFNISASTIVSKWRGDSEKLVRVLFELARYHAPSTIFLDELESVMSQRGMIPGGEHEGSLRMKTELLVQMDGLARSEDLVFVLAASNLPWELDCAMLRRLEKRILVGLPSREARQAMIYHWLPPVSKNHALELHTELEYSVLSQETEGYSGSDIKLVCREAAMRPVRKIFSVLENHQSESSNLPGIQLDTVTTEDFLDVLAHTKPSAKNLTERYLAWQEKFESV comes from the exons TACGAGATGAGAACAGAAGCACGGAGAAAAAATCTTCTCATTTTGATTTTGCATTATTTAACACAAGAAGG CTATATGGATGCAGCTAACGCTTTGGAGGAGGAAACTAAACTGGGATTACGGCGCTTCGAAGTTTGTGACAACGTTGACCTGGAAACTATTTTGATGGAATACGAGAGCTATTATTTTGTAAAGTTCCAGAAGTATCCCAAGGTGGttaagaaggcatcagacccaG TAGAAAATAATTTACCATCAAGAAGTGGAGGGAAGAACAAAAG GCTGACGAATGACAATTGTCAAAATCTCCCCAAGATATATCACCAGAAGTCACGACCCAGAACTACAGCAGTGAAGACAGGGGACACCAAGTCTGTCAAAGAACACCCTAAACAG GAGACTGTCACTAATGCTCAAGCAGAGAGCACTGACTTTGGCCTAAACATATCAAAAATCCACAAAGATAACCCAGAGGAAAAGGCCCACCCACGAAGA GGGCAAATCATTGACTTCCGAGGACTGCTCACAGACGCTATCAAAGGAGCCACCAGTGAATTTGCCTTGAACACCTTTGAATGTAACCCAGACCCTTCA GAGCGATTGCTGAAACCTCTGAGTGCATTTATTGGCATGAACAGTGAGATGCGAGAACTGGCAGCGGTGGTGAGCCGG GACATTTATCTCCATAATCCCAACATAAAGTGGAATGACATTATTGGACTGGACGCAGCCAAGCAGCTCGTCAAAGAAGCCGTTGTGTACCCAATAAGG TACCCACAGCTATTCACGGGAATTCTCTCCCCGTGGAAAGGACTACTGCTTTATGGGCCCCCAG GCACTGGGAAGACTTTGCTGGCCAAAGCAGTGGCCACTGAATGCAAAACGACCTTCTTTAACATTTCCGCATCCACCATTGTCAGCAAATGGAGAGGAGATTCCGAAAAACTGGTCCGG GTGCTATTTGAACTTGCTCGATATCATGCCCCCTCCACGATCTTCCTGGACGAGCTGGAGTCGGTGATGAGTCAGAGAGGCATGATTCCTGG GGGAGAACACGAAGGGAGCCTTCGGATGAAGACGGAGCTGCTGGTGCAGATGGATGGCTTAGCGCGCTCGGAGGACCTCGTGTTTGTCTTAGCAGCCTCGAACCTGCCATG GGAGCTGGACTGTGCCATGTTACGGCGCCTGGAGAAGAGGATTCTGGTTGGTCTCCCCAGCCGGGAGGCCAGACAGGCCATGATCTACCACTGGCTGCCCCCTGTGAGCAAGAACCATGCCCTGGAGCTGCACACAGAGCTGGAGTACAGCGTGCTGAGCCAG GAAACAGAGGGCTACTCAGGCTCTGACATTAAGCTGGTCTGCAGGGAGGCAGCCATGCGGCCTGTGCGAAAGATCTTCAGTGTGCTTGAAAACCACCAGTCAG
- the Katnal2 gene encoding katanin p60 ATPase-containing subunit A-like 2 isoform X6: MRTEARRKNLLILILHYLTQEGYMDAANALEEETKLGLRRFEVCDNVDLETILMEYESYYFVKFQKYPKVVKKASDPVENNLPSRSGGKNKRLTNDNCQNLPKIYHQKSRPRTTAVKTGDTKSVKEHPKQETVTNAQAESTDFGLNISKIHKDNPEEKAHPRRGQIIDFRGLLTDAIKGATSEFALNTFECNPDPSERLLKPLSAFIGMNSEMRELAAVVSRDIYLHNPNIKWNDIIGLDAAKQLVKEAVVYPIRYPQLFTGILSPWKGLLLYGPPGTGKTLLAKAVATECKTTFFNISASTIVSKWRGDSEKLVRVLFELARYHAPSTIFLDELESVMSQRGMIPGGEHEGSLRMKTELLVQMDGLARSEDLVFVLAASNLPWELDCAMLRRLEKRILVGLPSREARQAMIYHWLPPVSKNHALELHTELEYSVLSQETEGYSGSDIKLVCREAAMRPVRKIFSVLENHQSESSNLPGIQLDTVTTEDFLDVLAHTKPSAKNLTERYLAWQEKFESV, from the exons ATGAGAACAGAAGCACGGAGAAAAAATCTTCTCATTTTGATTTTGCATTATTTAACACAAGAAGG CTATATGGATGCAGCTAACGCTTTGGAGGAGGAAACTAAACTGGGATTACGGCGCTTCGAAGTTTGTGACAACGTTGACCTGGAAACTATTTTGATGGAATACGAGAGCTATTATTTTGTAAAGTTCCAGAAGTATCCCAAGGTGGttaagaaggcatcagacccaG TAGAAAATAATTTACCATCAAGAAGTGGAGGGAAGAACAAAAG GCTGACGAATGACAATTGTCAAAATCTCCCCAAGATATATCACCAGAAGTCACGACCCAGAACTACAGCAGTGAAGACAGGGGACACCAAGTCTGTCAAAGAACACCCTAAACAG GAGACTGTCACTAATGCTCAAGCAGAGAGCACTGACTTTGGCCTAAACATATCAAAAATCCACAAAGATAACCCAGAGGAAAAGGCCCACCCACGAAGA GGGCAAATCATTGACTTCCGAGGACTGCTCACAGACGCTATCAAAGGAGCCACCAGTGAATTTGCCTTGAACACCTTTGAATGTAACCCAGACCCTTCA GAGCGATTGCTGAAACCTCTGAGTGCATTTATTGGCATGAACAGTGAGATGCGAGAACTGGCAGCGGTGGTGAGCCGG GACATTTATCTCCATAATCCCAACATAAAGTGGAATGACATTATTGGACTGGACGCAGCCAAGCAGCTCGTCAAAGAAGCCGTTGTGTACCCAATAAGG TACCCACAGCTATTCACGGGAATTCTCTCCCCGTGGAAAGGACTACTGCTTTATGGGCCCCCAG GCACTGGGAAGACTTTGCTGGCCAAAGCAGTGGCCACTGAATGCAAAACGACCTTCTTTAACATTTCCGCATCCACCATTGTCAGCAAATGGAGAGGAGATTCCGAAAAACTGGTCCGG GTGCTATTTGAACTTGCTCGATATCATGCCCCCTCCACGATCTTCCTGGACGAGCTGGAGTCGGTGATGAGTCAGAGAGGCATGATTCCTGG GGGAGAACACGAAGGGAGCCTTCGGATGAAGACGGAGCTGCTGGTGCAGATGGATGGCTTAGCGCGCTCGGAGGACCTCGTGTTTGTCTTAGCAGCCTCGAACCTGCCATG GGAGCTGGACTGTGCCATGTTACGGCGCCTGGAGAAGAGGATTCTGGTTGGTCTCCCCAGCCGGGAGGCCAGACAGGCCATGATCTACCACTGGCTGCCCCCTGTGAGCAAGAACCATGCCCTGGAGCTGCACACAGAGCTGGAGTACAGCGTGCTGAGCCAG GAAACAGAGGGCTACTCAGGCTCTGACATTAAGCTGGTCTGCAGGGAGGCAGCCATGCGGCCTGTGCGAAAGATCTTCAGTGTGCTTGAAAACCACCAGTCAG
- the Katnal2 gene encoding katanin p60 ATPase-containing subunit A-like 2 isoform X7 translates to MDAANALEEETKLGLRRFEVCDNVDLETILMEYESYYFVKFQKYPKVVKKASDPVENNLPSRSGGKNKRLTNDNCQNLPKIYHQKSRPRTTAVKTGDTKSVKEHPKQETVTNAQAESTDFGLNISKIHKDNPEEKAHPRRGQIIDFRGLLTDAIKGATSEFALNTFECNPDPSERLLKPLSAFIGMNSEMRELAAVVSRDIYLHNPNIKWNDIIGLDAAKQLVKEAVVYPIRYPQLFTGILSPWKGLLLYGPPGTGKTLLAKAVATECKTTFFNISASTIVSKWRGDSEKLVRVLFELARYHAPSTIFLDELESVMSQRGMIPGGEHEGSLRMKTELLVQMDGLARSEDLVFVLAASNLPWELDCAMLRRLEKRILVGLPSREARQAMIYHWLPPVSKNHALELHTELEYSVLSQETEGYSGSDIKLVCREAAMRPVRKIFSVLENHQSESSNLPGIQLDTVTTEDFLDVLAHTKPSAKNLTERYLAWQEKFESV, encoded by the exons ATGGATGCAGCTAACGCTTTGGAGGAGGAAACTAAACTGGGATTACGGCGCTTCGAAGTTTGTGACAACGTTGACCTGGAAACTATTTTGATGGAATACGAGAGCTATTATTTTGTAAAGTTCCAGAAGTATCCCAAGGTGGttaagaaggcatcagacccaG TAGAAAATAATTTACCATCAAGAAGTGGAGGGAAGAACAAAAG GCTGACGAATGACAATTGTCAAAATCTCCCCAAGATATATCACCAGAAGTCACGACCCAGAACTACAGCAGTGAAGACAGGGGACACCAAGTCTGTCAAAGAACACCCTAAACAG GAGACTGTCACTAATGCTCAAGCAGAGAGCACTGACTTTGGCCTAAACATATCAAAAATCCACAAAGATAACCCAGAGGAAAAGGCCCACCCACGAAGA GGGCAAATCATTGACTTCCGAGGACTGCTCACAGACGCTATCAAAGGAGCCACCAGTGAATTTGCCTTGAACACCTTTGAATGTAACCCAGACCCTTCA GAGCGATTGCTGAAACCTCTGAGTGCATTTATTGGCATGAACAGTGAGATGCGAGAACTGGCAGCGGTGGTGAGCCGG GACATTTATCTCCATAATCCCAACATAAAGTGGAATGACATTATTGGACTGGACGCAGCCAAGCAGCTCGTCAAAGAAGCCGTTGTGTACCCAATAAGG TACCCACAGCTATTCACGGGAATTCTCTCCCCGTGGAAAGGACTACTGCTTTATGGGCCCCCAG GCACTGGGAAGACTTTGCTGGCCAAAGCAGTGGCCACTGAATGCAAAACGACCTTCTTTAACATTTCCGCATCCACCATTGTCAGCAAATGGAGAGGAGATTCCGAAAAACTGGTCCGG GTGCTATTTGAACTTGCTCGATATCATGCCCCCTCCACGATCTTCCTGGACGAGCTGGAGTCGGTGATGAGTCAGAGAGGCATGATTCCTGG GGGAGAACACGAAGGGAGCCTTCGGATGAAGACGGAGCTGCTGGTGCAGATGGATGGCTTAGCGCGCTCGGAGGACCTCGTGTTTGTCTTAGCAGCCTCGAACCTGCCATG GGAGCTGGACTGTGCCATGTTACGGCGCCTGGAGAAGAGGATTCTGGTTGGTCTCCCCAGCCGGGAGGCCAGACAGGCCATGATCTACCACTGGCTGCCCCCTGTGAGCAAGAACCATGCCCTGGAGCTGCACACAGAGCTGGAGTACAGCGTGCTGAGCCAG GAAACAGAGGGCTACTCAGGCTCTGACATTAAGCTGGTCTGCAGGGAGGCAGCCATGCGGCCTGTGCGAAAGATCTTCAGTGTGCTTGAAAACCACCAGTCAG